One Nicotiana tomentosiformis chromosome 4, ASM39032v3, whole genome shotgun sequence genomic window carries:
- the LOC138909729 gene encoding uncharacterized protein: protein MAQPANSAATTSATPPPARGTPIPIGRGTARGGAQSSGGSGRFYAMRGRQNSEASPDVVTGILTIQSHNVYALIDPGSTLSYVIPYVAMEFGIEPEHLYKAFSISTPVGESILAAWVYRDCVVTLRGRDTVADLIELRMVDFDVIMGMD, encoded by the coding sequence atggcacaaccagcaaattctgcagctactacatccgcaacacctcctccagctcgaggcactccaataCCCATAGGGCGTggtacagctaggggtggagcacagagttcgggaggatctggccgtttctatgctatgaggggtcgccagaattcagaggcttctccagatgttgtcacaggtatattaaccatccAATCTCataatgtatatgctcttattgatcccggttccactttgtcatatgtcataccttatgttgctatggaatttgggatagaaccagaacatctTTATAAggcgttctctatatctactccggttggtgagtctattttggccgcatgggtttatagggattgcgTTGTCACGttacgtggtcgggacaccgtggccgatcttattgaattgagaatggtcgattttgatgtgataatggggatggattag